A single window of Leishmania braziliensis MHOM/BR/75/M2904 complete genome, chromosome 27 DNA harbors:
- a CDS encoding putative protein kinase: MNSSPASTHTSAFPDADTTSIALSSEEFLECPRCHRHCKSRTWFLKHLEACSKSASSSSTRGNTVSGEGSTGTPRAVAFPTKSNHHYRHLSRSSATEDDTPLLLESMASTTTSSSTSHSHQQSHKPSRLTHVAGSDGREAGLSNSIDAGPSANAGLSRSSVVALGGYRDGRSESNHTPTATSQASPHWFIDDLLVTRSTTGVGAGGGIISSGMSRPTSPSQGSPIYVASPCGLRAGGSCSESGSAHVSAAFGSASAPAAAQASSSSYMRHRDEGQTHRQPARQESFRLQSDFTWTQYTPSASEEEKDDDALGEHDGSVLDYSIRQLSRNTGAEQLTGPGYADRAPDQWVHERLLSGGSNTYRTNSPGAVVDVSRHAATDMLHDATRPLQGEQQVPRIFSGSIAELSPLARNVSGVADGCQSVGSGTNSARFHRSAHGSASPVSHSRTSSCTSPVFSQAIGSPSFLRINVSPTSATPIGSSANQLNGLNASFSGGSGRTPRQGDRCSTVTPRTISFQRGRAVGSGGFGTVYQAILSDGSLAAVKELKLENANLKAIDREVRAMSSIPPHPNCVRYLGSRYSAHHYYIIMEYISGGSINSLRKSVGRFRESVFQRYAYMVLLGLSHLHANGIVHRDIKGANVLLDESGCAKIVDFGCSGNLNQATTTLGCGGTPLWMAPEVCRGDPATEKSDIWAYGCLCLEMTNDTGVPWNFLPGMTLQGVVYALACAKSPPPIPTDLSSEAQDFLRCCLRVDPEERATVAELLQHPFFDVDLMENSEEDELLSSCEVSARQSAVKRVVQQVNRSSALDAAAHVHEQQQYRNKDGEVGGSAGDAQGSPLLQGFAGVSLSSRGIYSGGCGPILEPDAGALSRSSNSHSKSPSGPQLDHYTRSVNIGFSLQPVDDDDDDTGDGAGELEDNAGPSPSLCGGPPSAIAETAVSANRCRTSFSYAGVEEDENEYKQMITEIITQAREAYTDEERRMTERQRKLNLMCRSSDEDTSITASASSGSDTNNSGGGNGSDSRSSAEENEMSQHGDIESDLSTLSSSDEDDGLNSHSVGGPRRHSLGATWRAQFTHPSAASEKAGEPQGAASTTLQQEPVSVARGEDSMAPLVSASSSCRGRLPRPGTNSSATLAATSPTSARVDSTDTSISPYGAISSSTPGLEVSPQSQLSPHSAPPHPSLTSPYPPRKQQPRPSPLSPPMHLGEVMKRDFSRTASRSRISTPFSKSPSDSVVVTAAGGVASSPHETGGPAGLPTAVRQPVGTSPSSPHIFVGAENPLPLPSAPAAQHGTVGGPVLSDRSSSTRNLPLQPPLTVGGPHRQTTPPQPAPTTAPPSAHPDFAASSTEWCFGSSGRIDANSATWKTGASDHLSRELSMAQKEMQEMLDWGTSSDRRHTLSSSSPDIGRRSSKASSTTAPSAVRGDNGHRSRCCFRHLRRSHGENADPESTPVTANPSRHASTGLSAMETVPAVQQPAKRKLCGLGIFRSMRSK, encoded by the coding sequence ATGAACTCTTCACCAGCTTCTACACACACGTCTGCCTTCCCTGATGCCGACACAACCTCTATTGCCCTCTCAAGTGAAGAATTCCTCGAGTGCCCTCGGTGCCACCGACATTGCAAGAGTCGGACTTGGTTCCTCAAGCACTTGGAGGCGTGCTCCAAGagcgccagctcctccagcacgcGCGGTAACACGGTATCAGGCGAAGGCAGCACTGGGACCCCCAGGGCGGTAGCATTCCCCACAAAGTCCAaccaccactaccgccacctttcgcgcagctccgccacagAGGACGacacgccactgctgctggagtcCATGGCATCGACGACGACTTCGTCGAGTACGTCGCACTCGCACCAGCAAAGTCACAAGCCGTCACGGCTGACTCATGTGGCGGGCAGTGATGGCCGCGAGGCGGGCCTCTCCAACTCGATAGATGCAGGGCCCAGCGCCAACGCGGGGCTCTCGCGCAGCTCTGTCGTCGCTCTTGGCGGGTACCGCGACGGACGAAGCGAGTCAAATCACACGCCAACGGCAACCTCGCAAGCATCACCGCACTGGTTCATTGATGACCTGCTAGTGACTCGTTCAACCACCGgcgtcggcgctggcggtggcatcaTATCCAGCGGCATGTCCAGACCAACGAGCCCCTCACAAGGAAGCCCGATTTACGTTGCAAGTCCGTGCGGACTTCGCGCAGGTGGAAGTTGCAGTGAGAGCGGCTCTGCTCACGTATCGGCGGCATTTGGCAGCGCTTCTGCTCCGGCGGCTGCACaggcctcctcgtcttcctaCATGAGGCATCGCGATGAAGGACAAACGCATCGTCAGCCGGCACGCCAAGAGAGTTTTCGGCTGCAGTCGGACTTCACCTGGACGCAGTACACCCCCAGTGCCtcggaagaggagaaagacgacgacgcacTCGGCGAGCACGACGGCTCTGTCCTCGACTACTCCATCCGGCAGTTATCGCGGAACACTGGTGCGGAACAGTTGACGGGGCCTGGTTACGCTGACAGGGCCCCTGATCAATGGGTTCATGAACGGCTACTCAGCGGGGGAAGCAACACTTACAGAACCAATTCACCTGGTGCGGTCGTCGACGTCAGTCGCCACGCGGCGACAGATATGCTGCACGATGCCACCCGGCCTCTGCAAGGCGAGCAACAAGTGCCACGGATTTTCTCGGGGTCCATCGCCGAgctctcccctctcgcgcGCAACGTAAGTGGCGTGGCAGATGGATGCCAGAGTGTTGGAAGCGGCACCAACAGCGCCCGCTTTCACCGCTCAGCGCACGGCAGCGCTTCCCCTGTCAGTCATAGCCGAACATCGTCGTGCACCTCACCGGTGTTCTCGCAGGCGATAGGCAGTCCAAGCTTTCTACGCATCAACGTATcacccaccagcgccacgcctattggcagcagcgcgaacCAACTCAATGGACTGAATGCCAGCttcagtggcggcagcggccgcacCCCACGCCAGGGCgatcgctgcagcaccgtcacccCTCGCACCATCTCCTTCCAGCGTGGGCGCGCCGTCGGCTCCGGCGGCTTCGGCACTGTCTACCAGGCGATTCTCTCCGATGGCTCCCTCGCGGCCGTCAAGGAGCTGAAGCTCGAGAATGCCAACTTGAAGGCGATCGACCGTGAGGTACGCGCCATGAGCAGCATTCCCCCACATCCGAATTGTGTCCGCTACCTCGGGTCGCGCTACAGCGCTCATCACTACTACATCATAATGGAGTACATTAGCGGCGGTAGCATCAACTCGTTGCGCAAGTCAGTGGGGCGGTTCCGTGAGTCGGTCTTCCAGCGCTACGCGTACATGGTACTTCTTGGTCTTTCTCATCTTCACGCAAACGGCATCGTACACCGAGACATCAAGGGGGCGAACGTGCTGCTCGACGAGAGCGGATGTGCGAAGATTGTCGACTTTGGCTGCAGTGGCAACCTGAACCAAGCCACGACAACGCTGGGTTGTGGTGGAACTCCGCTGTGGATGGCCCCGGAGGTGTGCCGAGGCGACCCAGCTACGGAGAAGTCCGATATCTGGGCCTACGGCTGCCTGTGTCTGGAGATGACGAACGACACCGGGGTGCCGTGGAACTTTCTCCCTGGCATGACGCTGCAGGGGGTGGTGTACGCGTTGGCCTGCGCCAAGTCGCCACCCCCCATCCCAACCGATCTCTCTTCCGAGGCGCAGGATTTCCTTCGATGCTGCCTGCGAGTCGATCCAGAGGAGCGAGCCAccgtggcggagctgctgcagcaccccttCTTTGACGTGGACCTGATGGAGAATTCGGAAGAGGACGAGCTGCTGTCTTCCTGCGAGGTGAGCGCGCGCCAGTCGGCTGTGAAGCGAGTCGTCCAGCAGGTGAACCGTAGCAGTGCGCTCGACGCCGCGGCCCACGTGcacgaacagcagcagtaccgcAACAAGGACGGAGAAGTGGGTGGTAGCGCCGGCGACGCACAAGGCAGCCCTCTCCTGCAAGGCTTTGCGGGCGTCTCTCTATCGTCACGAGGAATTTACAGCGGCGGGTGTGGGCCCATTTTGGAACCAGACGCAGGCGCTCTTTCACGATCCTCAAATTCGCATTCGAAGAGTCCCTCGGGCCCTCAGCTGGATCACTACACCCGTAGCGTAAATATTGGCTTCAGCTTGCAGCCCGTGGATGATGATGACGATGACACCGGCGATGGAGCTGGGGAATTGGAGGACAACGCCGGCCCTAGCCCCAGTTTGTGTGGAGGGCCACCATCCGCCATTGCAGAAACCGCTGTGTCGGCCAatcgctgccgcacctctTTCAGCTACGctggcgtggaggaggacgagaacGAGTACAAGCAGATGATCACAGAAATTATCACCCAGGCACGCGAGGCGTACACAGACGAGGAGAGGCGTATGacggagcggcagcggaagCTAAACCTGATGTGCCGGAGCAGTGACGAGGACACTTCCATTACAGCGTCTGCCAGCAGCGGAAGCGACACCAACaacagtggcggtggtaacggcagcgacagcagaaGCTCTGCGGAGGAGAACGAGATGAGCCAGCACGGTGATATCGAGAGTGACTTGAGTACTCTCAGCAGTAGCGACGAAGATGACGGACTCAATAGCCACTCCGTTGGTGGTCCGCGTCGTCACTCGCTCGGGGCAACATGGCGCGCTCAGTTTACACACCCTTCGGCGGCTTCTGAGAAGGCGGGTGAGCCGCAAGGCGCAGCCAGCACCACGTTACAGCAGGAGCCGGTGTCTGTTGCACGAGGAGAGGACTCCATGGCACCCCTTGtgtcagcgtcgtcgtcttgtCGTGGTCGCCTACCTCGGCCCGGCACAAACTCAAGTGCAACTCTCGCGGCGACCTCGCCTACCAGTGCGCGTGTTGATTCGACGGACACCTCCATCTCGCCCTACGGAGCCATCTCTTCAAGTACGCCGGGCTTGGAAGTCAGCCCACAGTCGCAACTGTCCCCCCACAGTGCACCGCCtcatccctctctcacctccCCATACCCTCCACGtaagcagcagccgcgcccaTCCCCACTCTCGCCGCCGATGCACCTAGGAGAGGTCATGAAGAGAGACTTCTCACGCACTGCCAGCCGCTCCCGAATCAGCACGCCCTTCAGCAAATCGCCTTCCGACAGCGTTGTCGTGACGGCGGCTGGCGGTGTCGCAAGCTCACCGCACGAGACGGGAGGACCTGCCGGGCTGCCGACTGCGGTTCGGCAGCCAGTCggcacctctccctcctcaccgcaCATCTTCGTAGGTGCAGAGaatcctctcccccttcccagcgctccagctgctcaGCACGGTACCGTTGGCGGCCCTGTTCTGAGTGACCGCAGCAGTAGCACCCGCAACCTGCCGCTGCAACCTCCACTGACAGTTGGAGGCCCGCACCGCCAGACTACACCGCCGCAGCCGGCCCCAACGACCGCGCCTCCGTCTGCACACCCCGACTTCGCTGCCAGCTCGACCGAGTGGTGTTTCGGCAGTTCGGGTAGAATCGATGCCAACAGTGCCACCTGGAAAACAGGTGCGTCCGACCACCTGTCCAGAGAACTTTCCATGGCACAGAAGGAgatgcaggagatgctggacTGGGGGACCAGCAGCGATCGTCGCCACAccttgtcctcctcgtcgccggACATAggccggcgcagctccaAAGCGTCGTCGACAACCGCCCCCAGCGCCGTTCGTGGCGATAATGGCCAtcgcagtcgctgctgtttTCGCCACCTGAGGCGTAGCCATGGCGAGAATGCCGACCCCGAGTCCACCCCCGTAACGGCGAACCCCTCACGACATGCATCGACGGGGCTATCGGCGATGGAGACGGTGCCCGCAGTGCAGCAACCGGCAAAGCGCAAGCTCTGTGGCCTCGGTATTTTTCGTAGTATGAGGAGCAAGTAG
- a CDS encoding putative 60S acidic ribosomal subunit protein: MPSITIAKREYEEHLVDCLTKYSCVLFVGMDNVRSQQVHDVRRALRGKAEFVMGKKTLQAKIVEKHAQAKNASPGAKHFSEQCEEHNLLSGNTGLIFTNDNVQEIKAVLDSHRVKAPARVGAIAPCDVVVPAGSTGMEPTQTSFFQALNIATKIAKGMVEIVTEKKVLSTGDKVDNSTATLLQKLNISPFYYQVDVLSVWDRGVLFTREDLGMTEDIVEKMLMEGLSNVAAISLGAGIPTSATIGPMLVDAFKNLLAVSVATSYVFEEHNGKELREAALSGSLVGAGSAAVESAAAAPAASSAAAKVESEESEEDDFGMGALF, translated from the coding sequence ATGCCGTCTATCACCATCGCCAAGCGCGAGTACGAGGAGCACCTCGTCGACTGCCTGACCAAGTACAGCTGCGTGCTGTTCGTGGGCATGGACAACGTCCGCTCGCAGCAGGTGCACGATGTGCGCCGTGCGCTGCGCGGCAAGGCCGAGTTCGTGATGGGCAAGAAGACACTGCAGGCAAAGATCGTGGAGAAGCACGCGCAAGCCAAGAACGCGAGCCCTGGCGCGAAGCACTTCAGCGAGCAGTGTGAGGAGCACAACCTGCTGAGCGGCAACACCGGTCTGATCTTCACAAACGACAATGTCCAGGAGATCAAAGCGGTGCTTGACTCGCACCGTGTGAAGGCCCCCGCGCGTGTCGGTGCGATTGCCCCATGCGACGTGGTTGTGCCTgctggcagcaccggcaTGGAGCCGACCCAGACGTCTTTCTTCCAGGCGCTGAACATTGCGACGAAAATCGCCAAGGGTATGGTGGAGATCGTGACcgagaagaaggtgctgaGCACCGGCGACAAAGTCGACAActcgacggcgacgctgctgcagaagcTGAACATCAGCCCGTTCTACTACCAGGTGGATGTGCTGTCCGTGTGGGACCGCGGTGTGCTTTTCACCCGCGAGGACCTGGGGATGACGGAGGACATCGTGGAGAAGATGCTGATGGAAGGCCTGAGCAATGTGGCGGCGATCTCGCTGGGCGCTGGCATCCCGACGTCTGCGACGATCGGCCCAATGCTGGTGGACGCCTTCAAGAACCTGCTGGCTGTGTCCGTGGCAACCTCGTACGTGTTCGAGGAGCACAACGgcaaggagctgcgcgaggccgCGCTCAGTGGCTCGCTGGTTGGCGCTGGCTCGGCTGCTGTGGagtccgccgctgccgcgccggccgcctccagcgccgctgccaaggTGGAGtcggaggagagcgaggaggacgacttCGGCATGGGCGCTCTCTTCTAA
- a CDS encoding putative 60S acidic ribosomal subunit protein, giving the protein MPSITIAKREYEEHLVDCLTKYSCVLFVGMDNVRSQQVHDVRRALRGKAEFVMGKKTLQAKIVEKYAQAKNASPGAKHFSEQCEEHNLLSGNTGLIFTNDNVQEIKAVLDSHRVKAPARVGAIAPCDVVVPAGSTGMEPTQTSFFQALNIATKIAKGMVEIVTEKKVLSTGDKVDNSTATLLQKLNISPFYYQVDVLSVWDRGVLFTREDLGMTEDIVEKMLMEGLSNVAAISLGAGIPTSATIGPMLVDAFKNLLAVSVATSYVFEEHNGKELREAALSGSLVGAGSAAVESAAAAPAASSAAAKVESEESEEDDFGMGALF; this is encoded by the coding sequence ATGCCGTCTATCACCATCGCCAAGCGCGAGTACGAGGAGCACCTCGTCGACTGCCTGACCAAGTACAGCTGCGTGCTGTTCGTGGGCATGGACAACGTCCGCTCGCAGCAGGTGCACGATGTGCGCCGTGCGCTGCGCGGCAAGGCCGAGTTCGTGATGGGCAAGAAGACACTGCAGGCAAAGATCGTGGAGAAGTACGCGCAAGCCAAGAACGCGAGCCCTGGCGCGAAGCACTTCAGCGAGCAGTGTGAGGAGCACAACCTGCTGAGCGGCAACACCGGTCTGATCTTCACAAACGACAATGTCCAGGAGATCAAAGCGGTGCTTGACTCGCACCGTGTGAAGGCCCCCGCGCGTGTCGGCGCGATTGCCCCGTGCGACGTGGTTGTGCCTgctggcagcaccggcaTGGAGCCGACCCAGACGTCTTTCTTCCAGGCGCTGAACATTGCGACGAAAATCGCCAAGGGTATGGTGGAGATCGTGACcgagaagaaggtgctgaGCACCGGCGACAAAGTCGACAActcgacggcgacgctgctgcagaagcTGAACATCAGCCCGTTCTACTACCAGGTGGATGTGCTGTCCGTGTGGGACCGCGGTGTGCTTTTCACCCGCGAGGACCTAGGGATGACGGAGGACATCGTGGAGAAGATGCTGATGGAAGGCCTGAGCAATGTGGCGGCGATCTCGCTGGGCGCTGGCATCCCGACGTCTGCGACGATCGGCCCAATGCTGGTGGACGCCTTCAAGAACCTGCTGGCTGTGTCCGTGGCAACCTCGTACGTGTTCGAGGAGCACAACGgcaaggagctgcgcgaggccgCGCTCAGTGGCTCGCTGGTTGGCGCTGGCTCGGCTGCTGTGGagtccgccgctgccgcgccggccgcctccagcgccgctgccaaggTGGAGtcggaggagagcgaggaggacgacttCGGCATGGGCGCTCTCTTCTAA
- a CDS encoding putative ethanolamine kinase produces the protein MAQITNMSITDNPHLRPIEIMEVILTHCAPVLWRHDKARLKNAPEWAAKLHALLNSKVKGVDDSSCQPLELSASQRPVMPQKSQDGFLTASVDVTACQESAKVSQPPQATPTPPPPLSQQGPQIPPPPPKHATAGAALPHTIPVVQCSSVSVDVTHHAACSNASTFSRSSTCSSTSRQHYPEVGAGNNRVCNPHPGPPPSVAPGASFSPCHNTKEYFEECGLPLTSATTHHGKVTVVSENDLLLSERSNTRELPSVPLQVKRLSGGITNELFHVYDEDHPSTSVVVRVFGKETDRVISRESELFYQSLFIPTYICGSNFLVYDFLDGYYTLPYQEMAAEATPIARAIAVFQVRATRAALRDHAPPLLRDSQNKDYWKDVNDQLLAEEGSTTSSRSTHRGESRFDRESNYLIGSLTKWVDLVLSKEIVDKVHEDRRGSFLETARSLQSACAWIVSMLKRQETFLPEGVCHNDLLSANVMIHKVRKDVRVIDFDYTKRNFLLYDVANHFNEYSGLDCDYDTYFPSDAHMSAFIAEYRRAMRDALEASWAENSILTASTDGASREHEIFPNARELFWSDSEEAEVEVVARWTQLAKLLTLASHLSWSVWSLLQEAVSALDVDFLNYAQARYNRYLAVRVECSGNL, from the coding sequence ATGGCGCAGATTACGAATATGTCGATCACCGATAATCCGCACCTGCGGCCGATCGAGATTATGGAGGTGATTCTCACTCATTGTGCCCCTGTGCTGTGGCGACACGACAAGGCGAGGCTGAAGAATGCTCCGGAGTGGGCGGCGAAGCTGCACGCTTTGCTCAACAGCAAGGTGAAGGGAGTCGATGACAGCAGCTGCCAGCCGCTGGAGCTGAGCGCGAGTCAACGGCCGGTGATGCCGCAGAAGAGTCAGGATGGCTTCCTCACTGCCTCGGTGGATGTGACTGCGTGCCAGGAAAGCGCAAAGGTAAGCCAGCCGCCACAGGCCACACCCactccgccgccaccgttATCGCAGCAGGGCCCTCAaatccctcctcctcctcccaaGCATGCCACGGCCGGTGCAGCTCTCCCCCACACGATCCCGGTAGTGCAGTGCAGCAGTGTCTCCGTTGACGTGACACACCACGCGGCGTGCTCAAATGCGAGCACCTTTAGCCGAAGCAGcacatgcagcagcacgagccgACAACACTATCCCGAGGTCGGTGCAGGCAACAACCGCGTATGCAACCCCCACCCTGGGCCACCACCGTCTGTCGCACCCGGCGCATCGTTCTCGCCCTGCCACAACACCAAGGAGTACTTTGAGGAGTGCGGCTTGCCACTGACAAGCGCGACAACGCACCATGGCAAGGTGACTGTGGTAAGCGAGAACGACTTGCTACTGAGCGAGCGCAGCAACACGCGTGAGCTCCCCTCCGTGCCCCTGCAGGTGAAGCGTTTGTCAGGCGGCATCACTAATGAGCTCTTCCACGTCTACGACGAAGACCACCCATCCacgtcggtggtggtgcgcgtCTTTGGCAAGGAGACGGATCGCGTCATCTCACGCGAGAGCGAGCTCTTCTACCAGTCTCTCTTCATCCCCACCTATATCTGCGGCAGTAACTTCCTCGTGTACGATTTCTTGGATGGATACTACACGTTGCCGTACCAGGAAatggcggcggaggcgacaCCAATCGCACGCGCCATCGCGGTATTCCAGGTGCGGGCCACACGCGCCGCCCTGCGCGACcacgctcctcctctgctgcgaGACTCACAGAACAAGGACTATTGGAAGGACGTAAACGACCAACTGCTCGCAGAGGAGGGGAGCACGACGAGTAGCCGCAGTACCCACAGGGGTGAGTCCCGCTTTGACCGCGAGTCGAACTACTTGATAGGCTCGCTGACGAAGTGGGTGGACCTAGTGCTGTCGAAAGAGATCGTCGACAAGGTGCACGAGGACAGGCGGGGGAGCTTTCTCGAAACGGCACGCAGTCTGCAGTCGGCCTGCGCGTGGATAGTATCGATGCTGAAGCGCCAGGAGACCTTCTTGCCGGAGGGCGTCTGCCACAACGATCTGCTGAGCGCCAACGTGATGATCCACAAGGTGCGCAAGGACGTGCGGGTGATAGATTTTGATTACACAAAGCGCAACTTCCTGCTGTACGATGTCGCTAATCACTTTAACGAGTACTCTGGCCTCGACTGCGACTACGACACCTACTTCCCGTCGGATGCGCACATGTCCGCCTTCATTGCCGAGTACCGTCGCGCTATGCGTGACGCACTCGAGGCGAGCTGGGCGGAGAACTCCATCCTCACAGCCTCCACAGATGGCGCTTCTCGAGAGCACGAGATCTTCCCCAACGCGCGGGAGCTGTTCTGGAGCGACAGCGAAGAAGCGGAGgtagaggtggtggcgcgctGGACCCAACTCGCGAAGCTGCTCACCCTGGCTTCGCACCTGTCGTGGAGTGTgtggtcgctgctgcaggaggccgTGTCTGCCCTGGATGTTGACTTTCTCAACTACGCCCAGGCCCGCTACAACCGCTACCTCGCCGTGCGAGTTGAGTGCTCGGGGAATCTTTGA